The following are encoded in a window of Candidatus Eisenbacteria bacterium genomic DNA:
- a CDS encoding exosortase/archaeosortase family protein — protein sequence MESDAHHEWTAGERPVSVESKNGGAILAVANLRRPGIWLIGAWALAAGAIVFAYQSTMVDLWNLWMRNPNYSHGFLIPPVAAWLVWRQRSWLTAEKSRAGWRGIALLLPAAVLQIVGLRGDVVALQGLSLVLALAGAALQIHGVSSFRRLLFPLAFLLFMLPLMPWFVHGLSYQLKVVAARGAVAIAKLMGVIVHRDGVNLLFPGGTLEVENACSGLRSLVALLALGALFAYLAHRGVVRRVVLFALALPIAVAANVVRIAALCVYAGIAGPQEAAGAFHTAGGYALFLIAFAMLVVSKGLLRC from the coding sequence ATGGAGAGCGACGCTCATCATGAGTGGACGGCGGGGGAGCGGCCGGTGAGCGTGGAGAGCAAGAACGGCGGCGCGATTCTCGCTGTGGCGAATCTCAGGCGACCGGGGATCTGGCTGATCGGCGCCTGGGCGCTCGCTGCAGGGGCTATCGTCTTCGCCTATCAGTCGACCATGGTTGACTTGTGGAATCTCTGGATGCGCAATCCAAACTACTCGCACGGTTTCCTGATTCCGCCCGTGGCGGCCTGGCTCGTCTGGCGCCAGCGGAGCTGGCTGACCGCAGAGAAGAGTCGCGCCGGCTGGCGGGGCATCGCCTTGCTGTTGCCGGCCGCCGTCCTGCAGATCGTGGGTCTCCGGGGGGACGTCGTGGCCCTCCAGGGCCTGTCGCTTGTGCTGGCACTTGCCGGGGCGGCCCTCCAGATTCACGGTGTCTCCTCCTTCAGGCGGCTTCTCTTCCCGCTCGCCTTCCTGCTGTTCATGCTCCCCCTGATGCCCTGGTTCGTCCACGGACTCAGTTACCAGCTGAAGGTCGTGGCGGCGCGCGGCGCCGTGGCGATCGCCAAGCTGATGGGCGTCATCGTGCACCGCGACGGAGTGAATCTCCTCTTCCCCGGGGGAACGCTCGAGGTCGAGAACGCCTGCTCCGGCCTCCGCTCTCTGGTTGCCTTGCTCGCCCTGGGCGCGCTCTTCGCCTATCTGGCCCACCGCGGAGTCGTCAGGAGGGTGGTCCTCTTCGCCCTCGCGCTGCCGATCGCAGTCGCGGCGAACGTCGTGCGGATCGCCGCCCTCTGCGTCTACGCCGGGATCGCGGGGCCGCAGGAGGCGGCCGGAGCGTTCCACACGGCGGGAGGGTACGCCCTGTTCCTCATCGCTTTCGCCATGCTGGTCGTCTCGAAGGGACTCCTGCGATGCTAG
- a CDS encoding tetratricopeptide repeat protein produces the protein MSVAGFCRGGAARLAAGAVVAALLQGGCSERDAGDLYRAERAYWEASRMEAAVRMSVATPPTEEETRRVLVAFQRVVDSKGGGAGGDTAVAHAIGRIKAHAERGLVRVHEMRGENEDVVRVLDGARKRYPWDLDLTLKLHAELASVLRARGDLDGCVRLYQEMASALPARRPDGRPVGAVQDAPLLAADLLREMGRLDEAAAELDRAEVYYRTIVQESPEDAASALAWVQLGSIEGRRGRFAKAAENLERARRTPGVGSMEPRVLLVLGTLQQEGERNPAAAARTFAEIAERFPTDPLAAAARIRQADCLGVLGRTDEALSALSSVKQAFPADAQRCAEAEALAAAILSHAGRWPEALARYRSLMTDYRTTSFAIRAPFEIASHYRRVGEESAARAALQRALEGYEELRKERPEAGVLWLVEESTAGVLILLEEWTAAAERLLSLPAMFPRDPRSPAVLMEAARIHAEHLGSPERALQILEEVAATYPSSPLAAQARREADRLRRP, from the coding sequence ATGAGCGTGGCTGGGTTCTGCCGGGGAGGGGCGGCCCGTCTTGCCGCCGGCGCGGTCGTTGCCGCGCTGCTGCAGGGCGGATGCTCCGAGCGGGACGCGGGGGATCTCTATCGTGCGGAGCGCGCCTACTGGGAGGCCTCGCGGATGGAGGCGGCTGTGCGGATGAGCGTCGCGACTCCGCCGACGGAGGAGGAGACCCGCCGGGTTCTCGTCGCCTTCCAGAGAGTCGTCGATTCGAAGGGTGGTGGCGCGGGCGGGGACACGGCGGTGGCGCACGCCATCGGGCGGATAAAGGCCCACGCCGAGCGAGGACTGGTCCGCGTTCACGAGATGCGCGGCGAGAACGAGGATGTCGTTCGCGTTCTCGATGGCGCGCGCAAACGGTATCCCTGGGATCTGGATTTGACGCTCAAGCTTCACGCGGAACTGGCGTCCGTCCTTCGGGCGCGGGGGGACCTGGATGGGTGCGTCCGGCTCTACCAGGAGATGGCCTCGGCCCTGCCCGCCCGTCGGCCGGACGGACGGCCGGTGGGGGCCGTGCAGGATGCCCCGCTGCTTGCCGCAGATCTCTTGAGGGAGATGGGGCGGTTGGATGAGGCCGCGGCCGAGCTTGACCGGGCGGAGGTCTACTATCGGACGATCGTGCAGGAGAGCCCCGAAGATGCCGCCTCGGCGCTGGCCTGGGTCCAGCTGGGATCCATAGAGGGACGGCGCGGAAGGTTTGCGAAGGCGGCCGAGAATCTGGAACGCGCCCGACGGACGCCTGGGGTGGGAAGCATGGAGCCGCGGGTTCTGCTTGTTCTGGGCACCCTCCAGCAAGAGGGGGAGCGGAACCCGGCCGCCGCCGCGAGAACATTCGCGGAGATAGCGGAGAGATTCCCGACGGACCCCCTCGCCGCCGCCGCCAGGATCCGTCAGGCCGACTGCCTGGGGGTGTTGGGAAGGACGGACGAGGCCCTATCCGCCCTCTCGTCGGTGAAGCAGGCCTTTCCTGCCGATGCGCAGCGATGCGCGGAGGCGGAGGCGCTGGCCGCCGCGATTCTCTCGCACGCCGGCAGGTGGCCCGAGGCGCTCGCGCGCTATCGGTCCCTCATGACCGACTACAGGACGACCTCCTTCGCGATTCGAGCCCCTTTCGAGATCGCCTCCCACTATCGCCGTGTCGGCGAAGAGAGCGCGGCGCGTGCCGCGCTCCAGCGCGCGCTCGAGGGGTACGAGGAACTACGGAAGGAGAGGCCCGAGGCGGGAGTCCTCTGGTTGGTGGAGGAGAGCACGGCTGGAGTCTTGATCCTTCTGGAGGAGTGGACGGCAGCGGCTGAGCGGCTGCTCTCGCTGCCCGCCATGTTCCCGCGCGACCCGCGGAGCCCCGCGGTGCTGATGGAGGCTGCGCGTATCCACGCGGAACACCTGGGATCTCCGGAGCGAGCCCTGCAAATCCTTGAGGAAGTGGCCGCCACGTATCCTTCATCGCCGCTGGCTGCGCAGGCTCGGCGAGAGGCGGATCGGCTGCGGAGGCCCTGA
- a CDS encoding O-antigen ligase family protein: MSQTPQTLSRRASDPRGSYGELPTAPEIAERTRTVAITAAATVFAIGIAYGLAFLGYALDQATHRLFKIAAVAVLAGLFMARPRWLPYVICLVLPFGEWLPVSPVPFLNTANLLVLGSLLAVLVLALRGETRVLIATPLNLPIFLFLAWLMLSWYYGEFIYADRWIGGIARFKYVWGIISGFLVFFVVLPLVRDRRALWRLVAVLLLSGALAVIGPLQETIRDGWGKRTAGGLGDINKMGAYLAMAAVFALCMFPAYKAWKKLGGAIAALLPAAAMILPNSRGAYVAFLIGAVPQVLRTNVAGGAILVAVVLSGALWAPSFVQDRVAQVWQAAASEDRQTAIDIESGGRLSIWRDAADLIVDHPLIGVGYGNLSVATGIAAGNYKHAHNLYIEVAGQMGFPGLFLLLWIFFRAWRLGSAIQKRGGRGLILGRAYHGAILTLLIANIFGTRFLDFGLTGFFFLLSAVVALEERLTRPRLAKA, translated from the coding sequence ATGTCGCAGACGCCTCAGACGCTGTCGCGACGGGCTTCCGATCCCAGGGGTTCCTACGGCGAGCTGCCGACTGCGCCGGAGATCGCGGAACGGACGCGGACAGTCGCGATCACAGCCGCGGCGACCGTCTTCGCGATCGGAATCGCCTACGGTCTGGCCTTCCTTGGCTACGCGCTCGACCAAGCGACTCACAGGCTCTTCAAGATCGCCGCCGTGGCCGTCCTCGCCGGCCTCTTCATGGCCCGTCCCCGCTGGCTCCCGTACGTCATCTGCCTGGTTCTTCCGTTCGGGGAGTGGTTGCCCGTTTCGCCCGTGCCGTTTCTGAATACGGCGAATCTCCTTGTGCTCGGATCGCTGCTGGCCGTACTGGTTCTTGCGCTGCGAGGGGAGACGCGGGTCTTGATCGCGACCCCGCTCAACCTCCCGATCTTCCTCTTTCTGGCCTGGCTGATGCTCTCGTGGTACTACGGCGAGTTCATCTATGCCGATCGCTGGATTGGAGGCATCGCGAGGTTCAAGTACGTATGGGGGATCATCTCCGGCTTCCTCGTCTTCTTCGTGGTCCTGCCCCTCGTGCGGGACCGAAGGGCGCTCTGGCGTCTGGTGGCCGTCCTCCTTCTGAGCGGGGCGCTTGCCGTCATCGGACCGCTCCAGGAGACGATCCGGGACGGATGGGGCAAGCGCACGGCCGGGGGGCTTGGTGACATCAACAAGATGGGCGCCTACCTGGCGATGGCGGCCGTCTTCGCCCTGTGCATGTTTCCCGCCTACAAGGCATGGAAGAAGCTGGGCGGAGCCATTGCCGCCCTGCTCCCGGCCGCAGCGATGATCCTGCCCAACTCCCGGGGCGCGTATGTCGCCTTTCTGATCGGGGCCGTTCCTCAGGTGCTTCGCACGAACGTTGCGGGCGGCGCCATTCTGGTCGCGGTTGTCCTGAGCGGGGCGCTGTGGGCTCCCTCCTTCGTGCAAGACAGAGTCGCCCAAGTCTGGCAGGCTGCAGCGTCGGAGGACAGGCAGACTGCGATCGACATCGAATCAGGAGGGCGGCTCTCGATCTGGCGGGACGCGGCGGATCTCATCGTGGACCACCCCCTGATCGGCGTTGGGTACGGGAACCTGTCGGTCGCGACCGGCATCGCCGCCGGGAACTACAAGCACGCGCACAACCTCTACATTGAGGTTGCCGGCCAGATGGGTTTCCCTGGGCTCTTCCTCCTCTTGTGGATCTTCTTCAGGGCGTGGAGACTGGGCAGTGCAATACAGAAGCGGGGGGGGCGGGGGCTCATCCTTGGACGGGCCTATCACGGCGCCATTCTCACGCTTCTCATCGCGAACATCTTTGGGACGAGGTTTCTGGATTTCGGCTTGACGGGCTTCTTCTTTCTGCTCAGTGCCGTCGTCGCTCTTGAGGAACGCTTGACACGCCCTCGGCTGGCCAAGGCGTGA
- the epsI gene encoding EpsI family protein translates to MLGRLAPLVFPCLLLGLVGLYRVAAPPGRGAESNLASLPLEIAGLRGVDVPVAEMVLEDLEHDDLLVRRYVRPDGVPIWLVLIYFVNRRLGGHDPQLCYRSQGYRTSELPPLDLETLMGGMRASQFLASKGRRAERVATLWYRPVAGTPEDVRGYRWGLFTQGLRQNRLYGIFIRVSTLETDSPGEADQWNRRFVTEIVRDLPGLIRD, encoded by the coding sequence ATGCTAGGCCGCCTCGCGCCTCTCGTCTTCCCCTGCCTCTTGCTGGGACTGGTCGGCCTCTATCGAGTCGCGGCGCCGCCGGGGAGAGGCGCTGAATCGAATCTGGCCTCCCTCCCCCTTGAGATCGCCGGCCTGCGAGGGGTTGATGTCCCAGTCGCCGAGATGGTTCTGGAGGATCTGGAACATGACGACCTGCTCGTCCGTCGCTATGTCCGGCCCGATGGCGTCCCCATCTGGCTGGTCCTGATCTACTTCGTGAACCGCCGACTCGGAGGGCACGATCCGCAGCTCTGCTACCGAAGCCAGGGATACCGGACGAGCGAGCTTCCCCCCTTGGATCTCGAAACGCTGATGGGGGGGATGCGGGCTTCCCAGTTCCTGGCGAGCAAGGGGAGGAGGGCAGAGCGTGTGGCCACGCTGTGGTACCGCCCCGTCGCCGGGACGCCTGAGGATGTTCGCGGATACCGCTGGGGTCTGTTCACTCAAGGGCTGCGCCAAAATCGTCTTTATGGCATCTTCATCCGGGTTTCTACGCTCGAAACCGACTCGCCTGGCGAGGCGGACCAGTGGAATCGCCGGTTTGTCACCGAGATCGTGCGGGATCTTCCGGGCCTGATTCGGGACTAG